A window of Kribbella voronezhensis genomic DNA:
CAAGGACATCAACCTGCTCCGCGCCCTGAACTACCACCCCCGCTTCGAAGGTCAGGCCGGGGTCGCCTCGCTGACCTTCAAGAAGCTGACCGGTGCTCAAGAGACCGTCACCGCCGCCGAGCAGGCGAGGTGGGCCGCCGAGGCCCGCACGCTCAGCGCGAAGGCTGCGAAGGACCCGGCCGTCAAGGCCGCCATGAACCGCCTACGGACCGGCGCGCAACGCTGACCCTTTCCAATCCGTACGGCGGACGCCGGGCCGGCCCCACTTCACGCGTGGACCGGCCCGGTGCCTTTTGCTGGATCAGACGGCGGCCGTGAGCTCGGTGAGCGCCTGGCCGAGCGGCAGGTTCACCCGGTGGGTCGCATACGGATCGCCCCGCGTGATCCCCTGGTTGACGATCAGCACTTCCTTGCCGGCTTTGGCGGCGTACCGGACGAAGCGGAAGCCGGACATCACGGTCAACGACGAGCCGAGAACGAGAACCGCACGCGCCTCGTCGATCAAGGAGTAGCACCGCTCCACTCGCGGCTTCGGGACGTTCTCCCCGAAGAACACCACGTCCGGCTTGAGCAGAGCCGACCCGCAGCTCTTGCACGGCACCAGCCGGAATCCACCGACGACATCCTCGGGCAGCTCGACGTCACCATCGGGGTTGATCCGCGTCGCCACGCCCTCGAAGGCCGGATTGGCTTCGCGGAGACGGCGATCCAGCTCCTCGCGCGGCGTCGTACGGCGGCAGTCCAGGCAGATCACGCGGTCGAGATTCCCGTGCAGCTCGATCACGTCCCGCGCCCCGGCCGCCTGGTGCAACCCGTCGACGTTCTGCGTGATGACGCCGGTCAGGAACCCACGCGCCTGCAGTACTGCGACCGCCCGGTGCCCGTCGTTGGGCGCGGCGCGCGCGATCGTCCGCCAGCCGAGGTGGCTGCGAGCCCAGTAGCGCTGCCGGCCCGTCTCGCTGCCGACGAAATCGGCGTACGTCATCGGGGTGTGGGTGCGCAGGCTGCCGCTCGCGCCGCGGTAGTCCGGGATTCCTGACTCGGTGGAGATCCCGGCGCCGCTCAGCACGACCACTCCCCCGTCGGCCACGACCTCGGCGACCGGCGCCACATCCGCGATTCCCGGGGCAAGCGACAGCACGTCAGGACCGGGAGTCCAACTCAAGGTGGGGCGAGAACGCACCCACCAAGAGTAGCCAGCAACCCCAGGCACGCCTCGGAAAGGGCGAGGCGACCTGGTCAGGACAGGCCGGCCTCCAGTGCTGCGATCAGCTGGGGCCGGAGCTCCTCGGGCCGGATCACGGCGTCCACCGAGCCGACTGCCACCGCCCGGTGGATGTTGTGCACCCGGTCGAATTCGGCCGCGACCTCGCCCAGTTTCTCGGCCCGCACGGCCGACCGGAGCTCGGTCAGCTCGTTGGTCAAGGTGGCCCGCTCGGCTCCCTCGGCCGCGGCGAGCCGGGCCGCGACGGAAGCGACGCGCGGGTCGGCCGACGTACGGGTGTCGACCTCGCGGGAGAACACCACGGCCGCCGCCGGTGCGCCGCCGATGACCGAGGCGAACGAGCCCTCGACCGCCAGCACGGTCATCCGCGGGTTCAGCGCCTTGGAGAAGACGACGAACGCGCCACCGTGGTACCGCGAGACCACGCAGAAGACGATCGGGCCGTCGAAGTTGACGATCGCCCGGCCGATCTCCGCGCCGTACTCCAGTTGCAGGTTGCGCATCGAGTCCGGTGAACCGTCGAAGCCGGACAGGTTCGCCAGCACCACCAGCGGACGGTTGCCGCTGGCACCGTTGATCGCGCGGGCCGCCTTCTTCGACGAGCGCGGGAACAGCGTCCCGCCGGTGTAGACGTCCGGGCCGTCCGTCGGCGAGAGGCCACGCCGCGGTACCGGCTTGGACTCGATGCCGAGCAGGCATACCGGCAGGCCACCGAGCCGGGTGTCGACGACGACCGCGGTCTCCGCGTCGGCCATCCCCGCCCAGCGCTCCAGCATCGGGTGGTCCTGGTCGGCCACCGACCGCATCAGCGTGCGGATGTCGAACGCCTTCTTGCGATCCGGGTTGGTCGTGTCGGAGAAGATCCCGCCGACGGTGGTGAAGCCGCCGTCGGCCGGATCGTGCGGGTACGCCGTGACGTCGCGGTCGTGCGGGTCGGTGGTCGGTGCCCGCCGCGGCCCGGGCTCCCCCGGTACGACGTACGTGTGGTCGTAGTGCGCCATCAGGATGTCGCGTGCACCGGCCAGGTCGGGCGCCCAGTACTGCGCTTCGCCGTTCGGCCCCATCACCCGGTCGTAGCCGCCGATGCCGTAGTTGTCCTCGGCCGAGACGCCACCGGCGAAGTCGAGCGTCTCCTTGCCGGTCAGCACCATCGCCGAGTCGGGCGTCATCACCAGGATGCCCTTGGTGTGCATCAGCATCGTCGCTTCGGCGTTCCAGTACGGCTGGGCGCCGACGTTGATGCCCGCGACAACGATGTTGATCTCGCCGCCGGCCTGGGTGAACTCGACGATCCGCTTGAGCGCCTTGGCGACCCAGTCCATGTTCTCGGTGCCGGAGTCCATCGAGATCCGGGCGCCGGCGGAGACCGCGAACCACTCGACCGGGACCCGCATCTTCTCGGCCAGGTGGAGGGCGGCGATGATCCGGCCGCACTCGGCTTCGGCGACCGCGCCGAGCGCCTTGGTCGGGTCGCCGCTCAGCACGACCCGCGTGATGCCCTCGGGGTGCCGGCGGGTCGGCGTACTGATGACGCCGGCGATCAGGCCGGCCTTGTTCAGGCCGCGGGGCCGGTCGACCGGGACCAGCGTGCCGGTGTCGTCCAGGTCGTACTCGACGTAGCTGCCGCCCGCGCCGGCGACCATCCCGGCCACCTCGTAGGGGTAGACGGTGTTGCGGCGACGGGCCCGGAGCACCTTCTGCGCATAGTCGTCGAGCGGCTTGAGCGGCTCGGTCGCAGGCCGTTCGACGGCCGTCACGACGCCCGCGCCGGGCTGGTAGTAGAACCGGCCGACGACCGCGAACGGTACGCCGTTGGTGCCCATCACCCGGCCGGCGACGCTGACCTCTTCGATCCCCGCGCCGGAGGTCAGCGGCGCGATGTTGCGCTTGAGCGCCGTCAGCTCGGCGACCTCGGCGTCGAGGACCGGCCAGATCGTCACCCAGACGTGGTTCATCTCCAGCTTGGCCCCGGCGGCACCGCGCGCGGTGCGGGCCCGGCGGATGCCTTCGAGGCAGTTCGCGATCGCGCGCTCGACGTGCGGCAGCGCGGTGATCTTGCCGTCCTCGTCGCGCACAGCGGCGAACTGGCGGACCTGGGCCAGCGCCACCAGTCGTTCGTCGGCTTCGTTGTCACGGGCAACACAGTGGTAGAGCAGCACGTCCTGCGGCGCGTCGAGCCGGGTGATCCGGAAGTCGCGCAGCCGCCACAGGTTGAGCCGCCGCCCGACCATCGGGTGGACCCCACGCACGTTGTCGTCCTCGACGGCGCCCTGGGTCGACAACCGGTAGGTGAAGTACCAGACTTCGCGGCCACCGCCCGGTACGACGGCGATCGCCACCCGGCGTACCTGCTGCTCGAACAGCAGCGGGGCGACGATCTCGCACAACCGGTCGGACGCCTCCTGCGGGGACTCCGGCGTCTGCGGCCAGGACAGGTAGAGGTCGGCCACTGTTTCATGGCCGGCCGGGCGAGCGGCGAGCTCGGCGGACAGGTCGCGCACCAGCGAGCTGCCGGGGTCGGCCACCTCATCGACCGTCCCGATCGTCGTGACCAGATGCGTCGGACGCGCGTCGACGGTGTAGTCCGCCGTCGTGAAAGCGCGACCGTTCACCGTGGCGTTGCGCAGGCCGTGCAGCTCGTACTCGAGGTAGTGACGACGGACCAGGACTTCCAGCATCGGCTCGGTGCCGTTGACCCCTCGTTCGAGCCGCTCGGCCAGGAAGCGCACGATCTGCTCGGGAATCGTCGCGAGCGCCTCGACGCGCTCGGCGTGACCAGGAGCCTCCGGGTCCAGCGAGAGCGCGGCCAGCTCGTCACCGACGCCTGCCAGCACCTCCGCGCGCGCCTGATCCACCTGCGGCTGGTCGAACCAGCGGAACCGCACACTGCGAGCCAGGTCGCCGATCACCGGGAACCGTAGCTGCGTGGCGAGCACCAGGTGCTCCAGTACGGCGTACGCCTCGGCGTCCAGTGGTGCCTCGGGCTTGTCCTCGACCAGCCACTGCTCCAGCAGCGACGTCACCAGCCGTACGTCGGGAGACGTGCGCTGCTGGGCCAGGAAGATCCGGAACACCGCGTCGGTCAGCTCGTCGGTGCGGTCCAGGTCGGTGACACCGTAGTGACCGAGCACTCGCGCCAACCGCTCAGTGAACTCCGCCGGCAGCCCGGCACGCTCGGTGTCGAGCGTCTGCAGGTACGTGTGGAAGTGCTCCTTGGGGCTGTGCACCCGCAGCTCGGTCCGCAGGTCCTCGCTGGCCGGCCGGTTCCGGCTCAGCTCGGCCAGGTCGGCGAAGAGTCGCAGTACGCCGATCTCCTCCGCCACCGGAGGCTCGGCCAGCTCGGCCCGGGCCGACAGGTACTCGCTCAGCGTCCGGCTCTCGTCGACCGGGTCGATGTCGAACCCCAGCAACATGCTGCTCAGATCGTCCAGGCCACGGGCCGCTCGCTCTGCCGCGGTCGCCTGTTCGGCCGGCTCGGGCAGCTCCAGATCGACGTTCTCGCTCGTCTCGACGACAGCGTCGGCGTCACCGATCGGCTCCAGCAGCACCAGCGGCGCGCCGGTCTCGACCTGGCTGCCGGTCGACACCGGCAGCTCACGCAGGATCGCCTTGAACGGCGCGTGCAGCACCGTCTCCATCTTCATGCTCTCCAGCACGAGCACCGGCGCCCCGGCCTCCACCTCGGCGCCGACCGCGACCGGAGTCGCGACGACCAGGGCCGGCGACGGCGCGCGCAGGAAGCCGCCCTCGTCCCGGCTGACCCGGTGCGTGACTCCGTCGACCTCCACCAGGTGCACCGGCCCGTGCGTCGCGGTGACGAGACGGAACCGGTGACCGGCGACGACCAGGCGTACGTCGTACTCGTCCAGGCGCTCGTGCTCGACATCCAGGGACCGCACGCCGTCGCCGATCGCCACGCCCACGCGGTACCGGCTTGCGCCGATCCGCGCGACGGTCACCTTGTACGACGCCCCGCGCAGCTTCAGCGCGATCGCCCGGCCGACCTCATGTTGCACCTGGGGACGCCCGCCACGGGCGGTCTCCAGCAGCCGCTGCCGCTCGACCCGCTCGGCCTCCTGGTACGCCTCGATCGCAGCGGCGATCAGAGCGACGCCGGAGTGCCGGCTCGACACCAGCCGGCCCTCGCCGCGGACCCGGTCGATCCAGCCGGTGTCGGCGCTGCCGTCGATCACCTCGGGCTGGTCCAGCAGGTCGAGCACGAAGCTCTTGTTGGTCGCGCCGCCCTCCAGTACGACGACCGTGTCGGCGACCGCACGCCGGAGCCGGCCGAGGGCCTCGTCGCGGGTCCGGCCGTACGCGATGATCTTCGCGATCATCGAGTCGAAGTCCGCCGGGATCGAGTCGCCCTCGCTGACCCCGGTGTCGACGCGTACGCCGGGACCGGTGGGCAGCCGCAGCCGCGCGATCCGGCCGGGTGAGGGGGCGAAGTCGCGGTCCGGGTCCTCGGCGTTGAGCCGCGCCTCGATCGCGTGGCCTTGCTCGACCGGCTGCGTGCCGACGAGACGGCCGCCGGAGGCGACGTGCAACTGGGCCTTGACCAGGTCGAACTCGGTGGTCACCTCGGTGATCGGGTGCTCGACCTGCAGGCGGGTGTTGACCTCGAGGAAGGCGAACAGCTTGTCGCCCGGGTGGTACAGGAACTCGACGGTGCCGGCGCCGCTGTAGCCGACGGCAATGGCCAGCCGCTCGGCGGAAGTCTTCAGCTCGGCGACCTGGTCGGGAGCGAGGACCGGCGAGGCCGACTCCTCGATGACCTTCTGGTTGCGCCGCTGCACCGAGCAGTCGCGGACGCCGAGCGCCCACGCCGTACCCTGCCCGTCCGCGATGACCTGCACCTCCACGTGCCGGGCGCCGGTGACGAGCCGCTCCAGGAAGAGCACACCGCTGCCGAAGGCGCGGGCGGCCTCGTCGCTGGTCCGCTGGTACGCGTCGCGCAGGTCGTCGTCGTCATGGATCACCCGGATGCCGCGGCCGCCACCACCGGCGGTCGCCTTCAACATCACCGGGTAGCCGATCCCCCGCGCCGACTCCAGCGCCGCGTCGAGGGACTCGACCGCACCCCGGCTCCAGGGTGCCACCGGTACGCCGACCTCCTCGGCGATCAGCTTCGAGCCGATCTTGTCGCCGAGCTTGCGCATCGCCTCCGAACTCGGCCCGATGAACGTCACGCCGATCCGCGCGCACAGGTCGGCGAACGTCGGATCCTCCGCGACGAAGCCCCAGCCGACCCAGGCGGCGTCGGCGCCGGATTCCACCAGCGCCCGCTCGAGCTTCGCGTGATCCAGGTACGGCCGTTCCGAGGCCGGACCGAGCGGGTAGCTCAGGTCGGCCTCGCGCACGAACGTCGCAGTGCGCTCGGCATCGGTGTACAACGCAACCGTCTCGACGGTGCTGCCCGTCTCGGCGTTGAGCTCGCGGACCGCGTTGATCAGCCGCATCGCGGCTTCACCCCGGTTGACGATGGCGATGCGGTTGAACACCGGGCGGCACTCCTGTCGTTGGACTCCAGCTGTCACCGCACACATTCCCAGGCAGCCGGGGCTACCGTCGAGTCGGGTTGATCAGCTCACGAAGACTGCGGTGGGTTTGGCGAGCGGTCCGTGCGGCTCGTAGAGCGCCAGGAACTGGCCCGTCGGATCGAACATGGCGGTCTGTCCCGCCGCCAGTTTCAGGCCGGGAAGCGGCCGGCCGGTACGAATAGCGGCCGCCTGCTCCGCGTCGGCGTCGTACCGCGGGAAGGTGTCCGCCGCGACCTCGGCGATCGGCAGATAGCTGAACGACTCGGCCAGCTCTTCCAACGTGTGCGCGGCAGCCATCCCGAAGGAGCCGACCCGCGTCCGCCGGAGCATCGTCAGATGGCCCCCGACGCCGAGTTCGGTGCCCAGGTCGCGGGCCAGCGCGCGGATGTAGGTGCCGCTGGAGCAGTCGACCGAGATGTCCACCTCGATCCCGGCAGGGCCGGGCCGTACGTCGAGGACCTCGTACCGGCTGACGGTGACGGAACGGGCCTTGAGCGCGACCTCTTCGCCGGCCCGGACCCGCTCGTAGGCGCGCTTGCCGTCGACCTTGATCGCGGAGACCTTGGACGGCACCTGCGAGATCTCACCGCGGAACCCGGCGACGGCCGCCTCGATCCCTTCGACGGTCACCTCGGCGAGCGCCTCCGCCGAAGCGGTGGTGACGATCTCGCCCTCGCGGTCGTCGGTACTGGTCGAGGCGCCGAGCAGGATCGTCGCGTCGTACGACTTGTCGGCCAGTTGCAGATGGCCGAGCAGCCTGGTGGCGCGGTTGAGCCCGACCACCAGGACCCCGGTGGCCATCGGGTCGAGGGTGCCGGCATGGCCGACCTTGCGGGTGCCGGCCAGCTTGCGGATCCTGGCCACCACCGTGTGCGAGGTCAGCCCGGCCGGCTTGTCCACCACAACGATGCCGTCGGCAACGATCATGGCTGCGGCGAGCGGGTCACTCGTCGTCGGAATCATCGTCCTCGCGGTGCTTGTAGGGGTCGGCGTCGCCGGCCGGCTTGGCCCCGGCGGCGGCCTTGGCCACCTCGGCGTCGGCCTGGCGGGCCTTCTCCAGCAGCTCCTCGATCTGGCCGGCCGTCTCCGGGATCGCGTCCAGGTAGAACGCCAGACTCGGCGCGCGCCGCAGCCCCAGCGCCTTGCTGACCTCGCTGCGGATCAGGCCGCGGGCCGACTCCAGGGCCGCCGCGGTCGACGCGCGCTCCTGCTCACCGCCGTACACGGTGTAGAAGACGCTCGCCTCACTCAGGTCTCCGGTCAGCTTCGCGTCCGTCACCGTGACGAAGCCCAGGCGGGGATCCTTCACACGGCGCTCGAGCAGTTCGGCCACCAGAACCTGGATCCGGTCGGCCAGTTGCTTAGCCCTTGCTTCACCCATCAGGGCTCACTCCTTCATTCAGACATGAACAACGTCCGGAGCGGCGGCTTCCACCGCCACTCCGGACGTTACTAGAGGCAGTTAGCTCCGCGGCTTCTCGCGCAGCTCGAACGCCTCGACGACATCGCCGATCCTGATGTCGTTGTAGTTCTGCACGGTCAGACCACACTCGAAGCCCTCGCGGACCTCGGACGCGTCGTCCTTGAACCGCTTGAGCGACGACAGGTCGCCGTTGTCCACGATCACCGCGCCGTCGCGGATCAACCGGATCTTGGCGTTGCGGCGGATGACCCCGGTGGTCACCCAGCAACCGGCGATGTTTCCGACCTTCGACGAGCGGAAGATCTCCCGGATCTCCGCCTGGCCCAGCGAGACTTCCTCGTAGACCGGCTTGAGCATGCCCTTCAGGGCCGCCTCGATGTCGTCGATCGCCTGGTAGATGACCGAGTAGTACCGGACATCCACGCCCTCGCGCTCGGCCAGGTCACCGGCCTTGCCGGCCGGCCGAACGTTGAAGCCGATGATGACGGCGTCGGAGGCGATGGCCAGGTTGACGTCGTTCTCGTTGATGGCACCGACACCACGGTCGATCACCCGCAGGTTGACCTCGTCGCTGACCTCGATCCGGACCAGCGCGTCTTCCAGCGCCTCGACCGAACCGGAGCCGTCGCCCTTGAGGATGAGCAGCAGTTCCTGGCTCTGCCCCTTCTCCATGGAGGCCATGAAGTCCTCGAGCGTACGACGTGCGCGCCGCTTCGCGTTGGCCGCGGCACGAGCCCGGGCTTCCCGCTTCTCGGCGATCTGGCGAGCCATCCGGTCGTCGTCGACGACCAGGAACTTGTCGCCCGCTCCTGGTACCGCGGTCAGACCGAGTACCAGCACCGGACGCGACGGCAGCGCCTCCTGCAGCGAGTTGCCGTGCTCGTCGAGCATCGCCCGGACCCGCCCGTACGCCGGACCGGCCACCATCGAGTCGCCGACCTTCAGCGTTCCGCGCTGCACCAGCACGGTCGCCACCGGTCCACGGCCCTTGTCCAGGTGCGCCTCGATCGCGAGACCCTGGGCCGGCATGTCCGGGTTGGCCCGGAGATCCAGCGCCGCGTCCGCGGTCAGGATGACGCCCTCGAGCAGGCCGTCGATGTTGATCCGCGACTTCGCCGAGACGTCGACGAACATCGTGTCGCCGCCGTACTCCTCGGGCACCAGGCCGTACTCGGTGAGCTGACCGCGGACCTTGGTCGGGTCCGCCGCCGGGACGTCGATCTTGTTCACCGCGACCACGATCGGGACGTTCGCGGCCCGGGCGTGGTTCAGTGCCTCGATCGTCTGCGGCATCACGCCGTCGTCGGCCGCGACCACCAGGATGACGATGTCGGTGGCCTGCGCACCACGGGCACGCATGGCGGTGAACGCCTCGTGACCGGGGGTGTCGACGAAGGTGATGGCGCGTTCCTGGCCGTCGACCTCGGTCGTCACCTGGTACGCACCGATGTGCTGGGTGATGCCACCGGCCTCGCCGGCCACGACGTTCGCGTGCCGGATCGCGTCCAGCAGCTTCGTCTTACCGTGGTCGACGTGACCCATCACGGTCACCACCGGCGGCCGGGCCGCCAGCTCGCCCTCGCCACCCTCGTCGGTGCCGAAGTCGATGTCGAAGGACTCCAGCAGCTCGCGGTCCTCGTCTTCCGGCGAGACGACCTGAACGTCGTAGTTCAGCTCGGTGCCGAGCAGTTCGAGGGTCTCCTCGTTGACCGACTGGGTCGCGGTCACCATCTCGCCCAGGTGGAACAGCACCTGGACCAGCGATGCCGGGTCGACGCCGACCTTCTCGGCGAAGTCCGTCAGCGAGGCGCCACGGGCCAGCTTCACGACCTCGCCGTCACCGTGCTTGACGCGCACGCCGCCGACGGCCGGAGCCTGCATGTTGTCGAATTCCTGGCGCTTGGCGCGCTTGGACTTGCGACCACGACGGGCCGGACCACCCGGACGCCCGAAGGCACCCTGCGTTCCGCCCCGGCCCCGGTTGCCCGGGCCCGGACGACCGCCACCGCCACCACCGGGCGGGCCGCTGGGGCCACCACCCGGACGGAAGCCGCCGCCACCGCCGCCGCCACCCGGACGCGCACCCGCGCCGGGACCGCCGGAACCGCCGCCGGGACGGCCACGGCCGCCACCCCCGGCACCCGCGCCACCGCCGCCGCCCGGACCGGACGGACGACCGGTGAACGTGCCGGCCGAGGACTTCGGCATCATCGCCGGGTTCGGACGCGGTGCGCCCGGCACTCCGCCGGACGGACGCGGCCGGTCGGTGCCACCGGTACGGGCCTGGGCAGGCCGCGGCGGCATACCCGCCGGCGTTCCACCCGGGGCCGGTGCCGCCGGAGCGCCACCACCCGGACCAGGACGGGCGCCACCGCGCTGCATGCCCTGGGTCGAGCTGAAGGGGTTGTTGCCCGGACGCGGAGCGCCCGGACGGCCGCCCTGGCCGCCGTCACGCCCACCCGGAGCACCCGGACGGGGCGATCCACCCGGACGCGGCGCACCCGGACGAGGGGCGTTGCCACCCGGCCGAGGAGCGTTGCCCGGTACACCGGGACGCGGCGCGGGCCGGGCCGGAGCATCGGCCGACCGCGGCGCGGCCGGAGCCGGGCTCGGTGCGGCCGGAGCCTGTGCTGCCGGGGCCTGCGTCGCGGGCGCATCGGCCGGAGCCGGTGCCGCCTTGGCGGCGGGCGCCTCGAACGCGGGCTGCGCGGGCGAGGACGGAGCCTCGACCGCAGGGGCCTCGGCGGCCGGGGCCGGCGTGGCCTCGACGCGCGGACCTGGCTTGGGGCCAGGACGCGGACCCGGACGAGCCGGCGACGGCGCGGACGTTCCCGCTGCCGGCGCGGCCTTCTCGGTCACCGTCGGCTCGGCGGCGACCGGAGCCGCCTGGGCGGCCGGCGCGGTGCGCTCGGTCTCCACAGCCGGGGCCGGAGTCGCCGCGGCCACCTCGGGTGCGTTGTCCGCCGGCGTGACCGGCGCTGTTGCCTGCGCGGTCGCAGGCGAAGTACTTGCGGCGGCCTTCTTGGCCGCGCGCTTCTTCGGCGGGTTCTTCTCGAACTCCTCCGCCAACCGTCGTACGACGGGTGCCTCGATCGTCGAGGACGCCGATCGGACGAACTCTCCCATGTCGTTCAGCCTGGTCAGAACGACCTTGCTGGTAACTCCGAGCTCTTTCGCGAGCTCGTAGACCCGGACCTTTGCCACTACTCTCCCTCTGGTCCGAGCCTGGGGCGCGGACCGTTAATCGACGTACATGCTCATCGCATTGCACTCATCGCTGTGTATCCATCACTTTTGGACACTCATCGAGTAGTCATGAGTCGATGACCCGCCTTCATGTCGTCGCGACGGTTGTCGCGGGCGGCCCTGGTGACCGCACTTTGTCCTGCTGTTACTGCTGCCGCTCGACCAGTTCCCGCACGAGCGTGATGTCCAGCGGTCCCGCGACCTTGAAGGCCCGTGGGAACGCTTTCCGTCGCTCGGCGAGGTCGAGACATCCGGTCGCCGGGTGCAGGTGCGCCCCACGGCCGGGTGCCCGATGCTCGGGATCCGGGAGGACAAGTCCTCCGGACACCGTCATCCGCAGCAGATCGGTCGGACTGGACCGCTTCCGACACCCGATACAGGTACGCTCCCGAACCTTCTCAGGGCGCGCGTCTGCAGTTTGGATCACTGTTCCTCAGGGTGTGGTGACGACTCAGTCGACCGACCGAATCACTAGTCTACCTTCTCGTCCTCACGAGTCACATCCGTATCCGGCCGGATGTCGATCCGCCACCCGGTCA
This region includes:
- the rbfA gene encoding 30S ribosome-binding factor RbfA — protein: MGEARAKQLADRIQVLVAELLERRVKDPRLGFVTVTDAKLTGDLSEASVFYTVYGGEQERASTAAALESARGLIRSEVSKALGLRRAPSLAFYLDAIPETAGQIEELLEKARQADAEVAKAAAGAKPAGDADPYKHREDDDSDDE
- a CDS encoding ATP-binding protein — encoded protein: MFNRIAIVNRGEAAMRLINAVRELNAETGSTVETVALYTDAERTATFVREADLSYPLGPASERPYLDHAKLERALVESGADAAWVGWGFVAEDPTFADLCARIGVTFIGPSSEAMRKLGDKIGSKLIAEEVGVPVAPWSRGAVESLDAALESARGIGYPVMLKATAGGGGRGIRVIHDDDDLRDAYQRTSDEAARAFGSGVLFLERLVTGARHVEVQVIADGQGTAWALGVRDCSVQRRNQKVIEESASPVLAPDQVAELKTSAERLAIAVGYSGAGTVEFLYHPGDKLFAFLEVNTRLQVEHPITEVTTEFDLVKAQLHVASGGRLVGTQPVEQGHAIEARLNAEDPDRDFAPSPGRIARLRLPTGPGVRVDTGVSEGDSIPADFDSMIAKIIAYGRTRDEALGRLRRAVADTVVVLEGGATNKSFVLDLLDQPEVIDGSADTGWIDRVRGEGRLVSSRHSGVALIAAAIEAYQEAERVERQRLLETARGGRPQVQHEVGRAIALKLRGASYKVTVARIGASRYRVGVAIGDGVRSLDVEHERLDEYDVRLVVAGHRFRLVTATHGPVHLVEVDGVTHRVSRDEGGFLRAPSPALVVATPVAVGAEVEAGAPVLVLESMKMETVLHAPFKAILRELPVSTGSQVETGAPLVLLEPIGDADAVVETSENVDLELPEPAEQATAAERAARGLDDLSSMLLGFDIDPVDESRTLSEYLSARAELAEPPVAEEIGVLRLFADLAELSRNRPASEDLRTELRVHSPKEHFHTYLQTLDTERAGLPAEFTERLARVLGHYGVTDLDRTDELTDAVFRIFLAQQRTSPDVRLVTSLLEQWLVEDKPEAPLDAEAYAVLEHLVLATQLRFPVIGDLARSVRFRWFDQPQVDQARAEVLAGVGDELAALSLDPEAPGHAERVEALATIPEQIVRFLAERLERGVNGTEPMLEVLVRRHYLEYELHGLRNATVNGRAFTTADYTVDARPTHLVTTIGTVDEVADPGSSLVRDLSAELAARPAGHETVADLYLSWPQTPESPQEASDRLCEIVAPLLFEQQVRRVAIAVVPGGGREVWYFTYRLSTQGAVEDDNVRGVHPMVGRRLNLWRLRDFRITRLDAPQDVLLYHCVARDNEADERLVALAQVRQFAAVRDEDGKITALPHVERAIANCLEGIRRARTARGAAGAKLEMNHVWVTIWPVLDAEVAELTALKRNIAPLTSGAGIEEVSVAGRVMGTNGVPFAVVGRFYYQPGAGVVTAVERPATEPLKPLDDYAQKVLRARRRNTVYPYEVAGMVAGAGGSYVEYDLDDTGTLVPVDRPRGLNKAGLIAGVISTPTRRHPEGITRVVLSGDPTKALGAVAEAECGRIIAALHLAEKMRVPVEWFAVSAGARISMDSGTENMDWVAKALKRIVEFTQAGGEINIVVAGINVGAQPYWNAEATMLMHTKGILVMTPDSAMVLTGKETLDFAGGVSAEDNYGIGGYDRVMGPNGEAQYWAPDLAGARDILMAHYDHTYVVPGEPGPRRAPTTDPHDRDVTAYPHDPADGGFTTVGGIFSDTTNPDRKKAFDIRTLMRSVADQDHPMLERWAGMADAETAVVVDTRLGGLPVCLLGIESKPVPRRGLSPTDGPDVYTGGTLFPRSSKKAARAINGASGNRPLVVLANLSGFDGSPDSMRNLQLEYGAEIGRAIVNFDGPIVFCVVSRYHGGAFVVFSKALNPRMTVLAVEGSFASVIGGAPAAAVVFSREVDTRTSADPRVASVAARLAAAEGAERATLTNELTELRSAVRAEKLGEVAAEFDRVHNIHRAVAVGSVDAVIRPEELRPQLIAALEAGLS
- the infB gene encoding translation initiation factor IF-2, whose amino-acid sequence is MAKVRVYELAKELGVTSKVVLTRLNDMGEFVRSASSTIEAPVVRRLAEEFEKNPPKKRAAKKAAASTSPATAQATAPVTPADNAPEVAAATPAPAVETERTAPAAQAAPVAAEPTVTEKAAPAAGTSAPSPARPGPRPGPKPGPRVEATPAPAAEAPAVEAPSSPAQPAFEAPAAKAAPAPADAPATQAPAAQAPAAPSPAPAAPRSADAPARPAPRPGVPGNAPRPGGNAPRPGAPRPGGSPRPGAPGGRDGGQGGRPGAPRPGNNPFSSTQGMQRGGARPGPGGGAPAAPAPGGTPAGMPPRPAQARTGGTDRPRPSGGVPGAPRPNPAMMPKSSAGTFTGRPSGPGGGGGAGAGGGGRGRPGGGSGGPGAGARPGGGGGGGGFRPGGGPSGPPGGGGGGRPGPGNRGRGGTQGAFGRPGGPARRGRKSKRAKRQEFDNMQAPAVGGVRVKHGDGEVVKLARGASLTDFAEKVGVDPASLVQVLFHLGEMVTATQSVNEETLELLGTELNYDVQVVSPEDEDRELLESFDIDFGTDEGGEGELAARPPVVTVMGHVDHGKTKLLDAIRHANVVAGEAGGITQHIGAYQVTTEVDGQERAITFVDTPGHEAFTAMRARGAQATDIVILVVAADDGVMPQTIEALNHARAANVPIVVAVNKIDVPAADPTKVRGQLTEYGLVPEEYGGDTMFVDVSAKSRINIDGLLEGVILTADAALDLRANPDMPAQGLAIEAHLDKGRGPVATVLVQRGTLKVGDSMVAGPAYGRVRAMLDEHGNSLQEALPSRPVLVLGLTAVPGAGDKFLVVDDDRMARQIAEKREARARAAANAKRRARRTLEDFMASMEKGQSQELLLILKGDGSGSVEALEDALVRIEVSDEVNLRVIDRGVGAINENDVNLAIASDAVIIGFNVRPAGKAGDLAEREGVDVRYYSVIYQAIDDIEAALKGMLKPVYEEVSLGQAEIREIFRSSKVGNIAGCWVTTGVIRRNAKIRLIRDGAVIVDNGDLSSLKRFKDDASEVREGFECGLTVQNYNDIRIGDVVEAFELREKPRS
- the truB gene encoding tRNA pseudouridine(55) synthase TruB; protein product: MIPTTSDPLAAAMIVADGIVVVDKPAGLTSHTVVARIRKLAGTRKVGHAGTLDPMATGVLVVGLNRATRLLGHLQLADKSYDATILLGASTSTDDREGEIVTTASAEALAEVTVEGIEAAVAGFRGEISQVPSKVSAIKVDGKRAYERVRAGEEVALKARSVTVSRYEVLDVRPGPAGIEVDISVDCSSGTYIRALARDLGTELGVGGHLTMLRRTRVGSFGMAAAHTLEELAESFSYLPIAEVAADTFPRYDADAEQAAAIRTGRPLPGLKLAAGQTAMFDPTGQFLALYEPHGPLAKPTAVFVS
- a CDS encoding NAD-dependent protein deacetylase; amino-acid sequence: MRSRPTLSWTPGPDVLSLAPGIADVAPVAEVVADGGVVVLSGAGISTESGIPDYRGASGSLRTHTPMTYADFVGSETGRQRYWARSHLGWRTIARAAPNDGHRAVAVLQARGFLTGVITQNVDGLHQAAGARDVIELHGNLDRVICLDCRRTTPREELDRRLREANPAFEGVATRINPDGDVELPEDVVGGFRLVPCKSCGSALLKPDVVFFGENVPKPRVERCYSLIDEARAVLVLGSSLTVMSGFRFVRYAAKAGKEVLIVNQGITRGDPYATHRVNLPLGQALTELTAAV
- a CDS encoding YlxR family protein; translation: MIQTADARPEKVRERTCIGCRKRSSPTDLLRMTVSGGLVLPDPEHRAPGRGAHLHPATGCLDLAERRKAFPRAFKVAGPLDITLVRELVERQQ